In bacterium, the DNA window TTGTCCCGCTATTGTGATTAAAACTTGACCTGACATGAATTTTAACATTGTACTTTTTCCCGAATTCAACGGATCTTAACTGCATTATTTTTGCCCCAAGACTGGCTAACTCCAGCATGTCGTCATATGTTATTTTATCTATCTTTCTCGCATCATTAACTATTCTGGGGTCTGCGGTAAAGACTCCCTCCACATCGGTATATATCTCGCAGATATCGGCATTTAATGCCGAGGCAAGCGCTACCGCAGTGGTATCGGACCCCCCGCGGCCAAGCGTTGTGATATTTCCGTTTTCATCTACACCCTGAAACCCGGCAACAATAACTATATTGCCCTTTAAAAGCTCTTCTTTGACTTTGTCGGGGAATATATTCAATATTCTGGCTTTTCTATGAGAGCTGTCCGTATAAATGCCCACCTGTCCACCCGTTAAAGATATCGCCTGTTCCCCGATTTTATGTATCGCCATCGTCAGCAGCGCCGATGATATCTGTTCGCCGGTTGACAAAAGCATATCCATTTCTCTCTCGGACGGGTTATCTGAAATTTTTTCCGACAGGGATATCAGGTCATCCGTTGTATCTCCAAGCGCGGAAACCACGGCTATTACCTTATTCCCCTGTTTTTTTGTTTCCGTTATCCTTGCCGCGACATTCTTGATTCTTTCCGGATTTGCGACCGAACTTCCCCCATATTTTTGCACGATCAAAGCCATTTGCAATTAACCTCTTTTGCCAAAAATTAATGTTTAACGAAATAATCCATCAAGCGGTGCCCCGCTTCAAATTTCAGTGTCGGAGACTTACAGCACTGTTCATCATAAGAAGTGAAAGCATCCTTTTTTATTCCCTTGCCGGACATACAGAAAGGAACAGGATCCCGCGTATGGGTCTTTAACGAAACCGGTGTCGCATGATCACATAAAAACAAAATACGGTAATCGCTGTCCCCCGAAAAATGCTCCGATATTTTTTTTATAATTTTTTCATCAATGTTTTCGATTGCCCTGATTTTCTCTCTTATATCGCCGTTATGGCCGGCTTCATCCGGCGCTTCTACATGTATGAACACAAGGTCATTTTCAGATAAAGCCTTCAACGCGTATTCCGCTTTTGCTTCATAATCGGTATCATAATATCCTGTCGCCCCCGGAACATCTATCACATCCATTCCAAGCGCTTTACCTATCCCTTTCAGTAAATCAACCGCGGATATTATTGCCGCATCCAAACCGAATTTTTCTTTAAACAACGGGATCGCAGGCAGCTTCCCCGCGCCCCAGAGCCATATCATATTAGCAGGATTTTCACGAAGGTCAAGCCTTACCGAATTAATATCCGTATCATGTAATATATCTGAGGATTTACGCATCAGTTTTATTAAAACTTTAGAACCTTTCCCCGAAGGGAGATTCGCCGATACCGGTTTTCCGGATATATCATGAGGAGGTATACATTTCAATTTCGCGCCATCGGCTCCCAGCGCTTCTTCGCTGATTATCATAATATGCCTGTAACTGACGCCGGGATAAAATCTGACCCCCTCTGAACACATTTTTTCGTTTAATCTTTCTATTACCGACCTTGCCTCTTCGGTCTTAATGTGTCCGGCGCTGTAGTCCGCCATCAGACCTTCATCAACAGTAACAAGATTGCACCTGAAAGCTATTTCGCCCTTCTTTAATTCTATACCCCTGCTTAACGCTTCAAAAGGGCCCCGGCCGGAATAATATTTTAAAGGGTTATATCCCAGAATCGACATATTGGCGATATCGCTCCCGGGTTCAAGTCTGCCCGGCACGGTTTTCAGACAGCCGCATATACCGTTTTCCGCAATCAGGTCTATATTCGGTTTTCTCGCCGCGCAGAGCGGCGTCCTGCCCTCTAATTCGGACAAACCGTAATCCGCCATTCCATCTCCGACAATAACAATATATTTCACAGTAATATCTCCGGCTCACGAAAGTGAGCATATCCAATCTAAACTCCTAAACAAAAAATATTTTAGTTTTCTAACCACACCCACCACAAAGCACTGGCGGGCAAGGATAAAACACTTAAAAAAACTCCAAACTTTCTTTAACCACAGATACACACAGATGAAAAAAGCAAAAAACATATAAATAGTTAAAAAATAAAAAACTATAACTCTTAAATTTTTCTTTTGTATCTAATAATCTTTATCTGTGATTATCTGAGCTATCTGTGGTTCCAATTCTTTCTTATCTCTTTATTTTTTTACTACTGAACTCTTCATAGTCCGATAATTTTCAAAATTTCATTGATATCGGCTTTGCATGATATCGGCTCCTCGACGGATTTAATAGCCCTGTCGGGATCCTTAAGCCCATGTCCGGTGAGAGTGCATGTTACAACCCCTGCCGCATCTGAAAAATAACCCTCGTCAAATTTTTTAATAAATCCTGCCACGGACGCGGCTGATGCGGGCTCGCAGAACACGCCTTCCCGGGCCAATAATTTATATGCTTCAAGGATTTTCTCATCTGAAACCATATCAATTAATCCGCCCGATTCATCTCTCGCCCCTTCTGCTTTTTTCCAGCTTGCCGGATTCCCTATCTTTATCGCGGTAGCGATAGTTTCAGGGTCTTTGATAATATGTCCTCTTACTATCGGAGCCGAACCTTCGGCCTGGAAGCCAAGCATTCTGGGTTTTAAAGAAAT includes these proteins:
- a CDS encoding aspartate kinase, producing the protein MALIVQKYGGSSVANPERIKNVAARITETKKQGNKVIAVVSALGDTTDDLISLSEKISDNPSEREMDMLLSTGEQISSALLTMAIHKIGEQAISLTGGQVGIYTDSSHRKARILNIFPDKVKEELLKGNIVIVAGFQGVDENGNITTLGRGGSDTTAVALASALNADICEIYTDVEGVFTADPRIVNDARKIDKITYDDMLELASLGAKIMQLRSVEFGKKYNVKIHVRSSFNHNSGTIITEEIDKMEEPVVVGIAADTDEAKVTIQGVTDKPGIASLVFGSLSDANVNVDMIVQNVSEKGKTDISFTVKRDEVNKATDVVKKVVLKAGSSGVKFDDSIAKVSVVGVGMKSHPGVAATMFKTLADAGINIEMITTSEIKISCVVKRDNADRAVQVLHKVFNLSGK
- a CDS encoding cofactor-independent phosphoglycerate mutase, whose translation is MKYIVIVGDGMADYGLSELEGRTPLCAARKPNIDLIAENGICGCLKTVPGRLEPGSDIANMSILGYNPLKYYSGRGPFEALSRGIELKKGEIAFRCNLVTVDEGLMADYSAGHIKTEEARSVIERLNEKMCSEGVRFYPGVSYRHIMIISEEALGADGAKLKCIPPHDISGKPVSANLPSGKGSKVLIKLMRKSSDILHDTDINSVRLDLRENPANMIWLWGAGKLPAIPLFKEKFGLDAAIISAVDLLKGIGKALGMDVIDVPGATGYYDTDYEAKAEYALKALSENDLVFIHVEAPDEAGHNGDIREKIRAIENIDEKIIKKISEHFSGDSDYRILFLCDHATPVSLKTHTRDPVPFCMSGKGIKKDAFTSYDEQCCKSPTLKFEAGHRLMDYFVKH